Genomic DNA from Hordeum vulgare subsp. vulgare chromosome 2H, MorexV3_pseudomolecules_assembly, whole genome shotgun sequence:
GCCTCCTCTATCACAACCCTAGACTACTAGCTACCCAATAGATTTCGCATTATTCATTGTTGCGTTGCACTACGAACACTATACCAACCAAAATTTTCAGTACCTGTTGTCATGTTACGCACCAAATGGACTGTCACGGGATGCACGATCGCTTGAATTGTCAGCTATATATAAACGGGTGTATGTGGTCATGTTAACGCAGGCCATTGCTTAGAGCTTTAATCTGAACAGGATTAGTGTCAGCTTGCACACAGAAGTATAGTGCTGGCAATGGCCTCTTCTCTGTCAGTGTTGTTGCTCCTGTGCCTGGCGGCATCGGCCTCGGCGCAGCTTTCGCCGAGGTTCTACGGGAGGTCGTGCCCCAGGGCGCTGGCTATCATCAGGAGGGGTGTGACGGCCGCCGTGAGGAGTGAGCGCCGCATGGGAGCGTCGCTGCTCAGGCTGCATTTCCACGACTGCTTTGTCCAAGCAAGTCCCTTTACTTACTGCTAGTGctagtacttaattaagtaggtCTCCTAGTCCTATATTAACCAGTTAATCACACTATCGTCAAAGCCATTGCAGTATCAAAAAGCAtgcattttttttagaaaaggaggattactctagagcatgcatgcatgcatggccatTCTAATCAATCTGACTTTTCAACTCTCTTTTTTGACAATGACTTCTCAATTCTTCGGTTCAAATCAACTCGTAACAGAATTAGAATGAACTGGATCTATGTTGATGGAAGTAACTTCTTAATTCTTATGTGTATGACGATCGATGGATCAGGGCTGCGACGCGTCCGTACTGCTGAGCGACACGGCCACCTTCACCGGCGAGCAGGGGGCAGGTCCCAACGCCGGCTCCATTCGAGGCATGAACGTCATCGACAACATCAAGGCGCAGGTGGAAGCCGTGTGCGCGCAGACTGTCTCCTGCGCCGacatcctcgccgtcgccgcccgcgaCTCCGTCGTCGCCGTAAGATCGATCGACTGCAGTCAATTCGCTGAACGCACGCGACCATAGAATTAAGTACTAGGAGTAACTTGGTTCTGTGTTAATTGTTTCAGCTGGGAGGCCCTTCGTGGACCGTTCCCCTGGGGAGGAGGGACTCGACGACCGCGAGCATGTCGCTGGCCAACAGCGACCTGCCGCCGCCGTCCTTCGACATCGCCAACCTCACCGCCAACTTCGCCGCCAAGGGGCTCAGCGTGACCGACATGGTCGCCCTCTCCGGCGCCCACACCATCGGGCAGGCGCAGTGCCAGAACTTCCGGGACAGGCTCTACAACGAGACCAACATCGAGACGGCCTTCGCGACATCTCTCAAGGCCAACTGCCCCCGGCCGACCGGGTCCGGCGACAGCACCCTGGCACCGCTGGACACGACGACGCCCAACGCATTCGACAACGTGTACTACCGCAACCTGATGTCACAGAAGGGGCTCCTGCACTCCGACCAGGTTCTGATCAACGACGGACGCACCGCCGGCCTGGTGCGGACGTACTCGTCGGCGTCGACGCAGTTGAACAGGGACTTCGCGGCGGCCATGGTGAAGATGGGGAACATCAGCCCGCTCACCGGGGCGCAGGGGCAGGTCAGGCTCAGCTGCTCCAGGGTGAACTAATTAAGCTAGGGATCCAGCTAGAATCCCGGGCGATCAAACGGCGACGTACACAATAAGGATGTGGAGTTATTGTATTTGTGTACTGTTCATGTACAAGAACGTTGTGTCATTTCTGGAGTTAATTGCAGAAAACTTGTTAGGATTGTAAGAACCACAAGTCTACAATTTTATGCCAAAACCACTAATTTCaagttttttttgcaaaaaacccTAGTC
This window encodes:
- the LOC123424726 gene encoding peroxidase 70-like isoform X2, producing the protein MASSLSVLLLLCLAASASAQLSPRFYGRSCPRALAIIRRGVTAAVRSERRMGASLLRLHFHDCFVQGCDASVLLSDTATFTGEQGAGPNAGSIRGMNVIDNIKAQVEAVCAQTVSCADILAVAARDSVVALGGPSWTVPLGRRDSTTASMSLANSDLPPPSFDIANLTANFAAKGLSVTDMVALSGAHTIGQAQCQNFRDRLYNETNIETAFATSLKANCPRPTGSGDSTLAPLDTTTPNAFDNVYYRNLMSQKGLLHSDQVLINDGRTAGLVRTYSSASTQLNRDFAAAMVKMGNISPLTGAQGQVRLSCSRVN
- the LOC123424726 gene encoding peroxidase 70-like isoform X1 → MASSLSVLLLLCLAASASAQLSPRFYGRSCPRALAIIRRGVTAAVRSERRMGASLLRLHFHDCFVQGCDASVLLSDTATFTGEQGAGPNAGSIRGMNVIDNIKAQVEAVCAQTVSCADILAVAARDSVVALGGPSWTVPLGRRDSTTASMSLANSDLPPPSFDIANLTANFAAKGLSVTDMVALSGAHTIGQAQCQNFRDRLYNETNIETAFATSLKANCPRPTGSGDSTLAPLDTTTPNAFDNVYYRNLMSQKGLLHSDQVLINDGRTAGLVRTYSSASTQLNRDFAAAMVKMGNISPLTGAQGQVRLSCSRVN